Below is a genomic region from Myxococcus fulvus.
CGAATGGGGTCGCCATCCGCGAGCGCGTCCTCCAGTCGCTTGAGCAGCACCACACCCACGCCGTTGCCCGGCACCGTGCCAGCGGCCTGGGCATCGAACGCGCGACAGTGGCCATCGGGTGAGGAGATGCCACCCTCCTGCGTGGGGTAGGCGCTCAGCTGCGGCGAGCGCACGGCCGCGCCACCCGCGAGCGCCATCGTGCACTCACCCGCGAGCAGCGACTGACACGCGAGGTGCACGGCGGTCAGCGACGTGGAGCACGCCGTCTGCACCGTCATCGCGGGGCCGGTGAGGTTGAGCTTGTAGGCCACGCGCGTCGCCAGGAAGTCGCTGTGCGTGCCGAGGACGCTCTCCGTCCAGTCGCTGGAGCGGCGCTCCATGTTGGGCAGGACGTTCGTCAGCAGGTAGCTGCTGAGGGACGCGCCACCATAGACGCCCACGTGCAGGGGCCTGGCGCGGGCGGTGTATCCCGCGGCCTCGAGCGCGCCCCAGCAACACTCCATGAAGAGCCGCTGCTGCGGGTCCAACTGCTCGGCCTCGCGAGGCGAATAGCCGAAGAAGCGCGCATCGAAGAGGTCCGCGCCCTCGATGATGCCCGCCGCCGCGACCCAGCCCTCCTCCGAGGGATGGCCGGCTTTCGCCCGCTGCTCGGCGTCCAGCACCGTGACGCTGTCGACACCCGAGATGAGGTTGGACCAGAAGCTCCGTGCGTCCGAAGCGCCAGGGAAGCGGAGCGACAACCCGATGATGGCGATGGCCGACGCGTTCTCACCCATCCCCGAAATAGAGCATGACTCGCTGCGCCAGTTGAGCCCGGACCACGATATTTCCAGTTGAATCCTGAGTGGGTGTGCCCTCGCTTGCCATCTCGCCCTGGAGCGGCGCACCCGGCCCGACAAAAGGGCTCCAGCCTCTCGAATCGCCCAGATGCAAGACACGCGTTGTGGCCGTGCTCGTCCAATCTCGCATGCGGGGCAAGAGGTGGTGCGGGCCATTCAATGAGCTGTCTTTTATTTGAGAGAGTTTTTGCTGGGTTGAAAGTGATGTGTTTGGTGATTGCTTGGGGGCCTCGGTGGAATGGGGCCCGGTTGTTGTGTGATTATCATGAGGGTTGTGGATGATGTCTGCCATCCGCTGCCCCTGCTCTGTCCATGGAGGCTGGTCATGTTGAATAAATCCGTGCTCGACGGCTTTCGTCACCAGTGTGTCCTCAATCCCAGCGCGCCCGCGGTGGTGGGACTTCGCGAGCGGCTCTCCTATGCGGAGCTGGATGCGCGAAGCAGCAGGTTGGCGGCTCATCTCCAGGCCAGGAACATCGGCAAGGGGACCCTGGTGCCCGTGGTGACGGACCACTCGGAGAACCTCGTTGTCGCGTTCCTGGGGGTCCTGAAGGCTGGCGCCGCCTACGTGCCCATCGACAAGGCCTTTCCGGACGGTCGCAAGCAAGCCATTGCGCGCCAATGTGCCGCGCCCCTCTTGCTCACCACCATGTCCCTGGACCCGACGTTACCGGGGTGGGAGGTCCAGGCCCTCGATGACCTGCTGCGCCAGGAACCCGTGGCGGCCTTCCGTGAGGTGGACGTCGAGGGGCATGACGCGGCCTATGCCATCTTCACGTCTGGAACCACGGGGCAGCCGAAGGGCGTGGTCATCGAGCACCACTCCCTGGCGAAGCTGGTGCGGTGGCACAACGCCCGGTTCGACATGGGGCCCGGTAGCCACACCCTGCTGATGGCCAGCGTGGCCTTCGATGTCTCACAATGGGAGGTGGGCGCCGCCCTGGCGGCGGGGGCTTGCATCCACATCCCCACGGACGACATCCGTCTGGACGTGGGCGCCCTGCTGTCCTTCTATGTCGAGCACGGCATCACCCACGCCTTCCTTCCGACGGTGATGGTGCCTGACTTCGTCGGGAGGTCCGCACATCAGAAGCTGGCCCTGCGCTACCTGTTCACCGGGGGCGAGAAGCTCCATCCCGTGGAGACCGAGGGGCTCTGCTACACCCTGGTGGACTATTACGGACCGACGGAGACCACCATCTTCGTCACCCACCGGGTGGTGGAGAGCAAACGCCTGAACCGGCCCGCCTCCATCGGGACGCCCCTCGCGGGCTCCGAGGTCTTCATCCTGGATGACCGGCTGGAGGTGGTTCCCTGGGGGGAGGTGGGGGAGTTGTGCATCGCGGGTGACTGCCTGGGGCGCGGCTATCTCGGGGATGCCGCGCTGACAGCCGCGCGCTTCGTCGTCCCTCCTTCGCTCGGTGGCCGCGTCTATCGCACGGGGGACCTGGCGCGTGGGTTGCCGGACGGGAACATCCAGTTCCTCGGGCGTCAGGACGAGCAGATCAAGATTCGGGGCAATCGGGTGGAGATGGGAGAGGTGGAGTCCGTCCTCATGCGGGGGACGGCGCTCAAGGCCGCCGCGGTCCTGGTCGATGACTCCGCCGGTCCCTCCAACAAACGGCTGGTGGCGTTCGTCGCTCCGCGTGACACCCAGGTTCCCGCTTCGTCGCTCGTCGCGAGTCTGAGGGCGGCGCTGCGCGTGGAGCTGCCGGACTTCATGCTTCCCGGCCAGTACCTCTGCCTGGCGTCGCTCCCCACCACCAGCAACGGCAAGACGGACAAGCAGGCCCTTCGCGAGATGCTGCGGACGTCCGCGGCGCGGACGCAGGAGGAGGCGGAGTTTTCCGGCGAGTTGGAGAAGACCATTGCCAGCGCCTGGACGGAGGTCCTCGGCCACTCCGGGTTCGCGGCAGACGACAGCTTCTTCGAGGTGGGAGGGCACTCGCTGCTGGCCTCCACGCTCGCCGCGGGGGTCTCACGCAGGCTCGGGCTGAATGCCTACATCCGCGATGTCTATGAGCACAAGACCGTCCGGAAGCTCGCCGCCGCGCTGGGGCCGCGAGCCTCGCGCGGCGCCTCGATGAGCGATCCAGAGCCCCTGCGCGCGCTCCGGGAGGATGTGTGGCTCTTGCCCGGTACGGACTTCTCCTCGGGCTTCGACCCCGCGCGGCTTTCGCAGCCTCGGCACATCCTGCTCACGGGGGCCACGGGCTTCGTGGGGGTCCACCTGCTTCTGGAGTTGCTCTCGCGTAACGACGCCGATGTCCACTGTCTGGTGCGGGATGTCAGCGACGAGCTGGGACGCGCGCGTCTGCGACAGGTGGTCGAGCACTACCAGGTGCCGCTGAGCGAGCGCGACTGGGCACGCGTGCACGTCCATGCCGGAGACATCGCCTCGCCCCGATTCGGGATGGCCGAGGAGGACTACCGCCAGCTGTCCGAGTCGGTGGACGTCATCTACCACTCGGCCAGCGCGGTGAACTTCATCGAGCCCTACTCGCAGATGAAGCGCGACAACGTCGAAGGCGTGCGACAGGTGATTGCCTTCGCCGGCCATCTGCGGGTCAAGGCGCTGATGTTGTTCTCCACGCTCTCCATCCACAGCTGGGGCAACCGGCTCACCGGCAAGACGGTGATGCGGGAGACGGACGACATCGACCAGAACCTCCCCGCCGTCATCTCCGACATCGGCTACGCGAGCAGCAAGTGGGTGATGGAGAAGATCGCCGACCTCGCGCAGTCGCAGGGCCTGCCCCTGATGACGTTCCGCCTGGGCTACGCGACGTTGCACAGCCGCACGGGCGCCTTCGCCAGCTATCAGTGGTGGGGAAGGCTGGTCAGCACCTGCCTCATCCTGGATGCCGTCCCGGACCTGAGGGGGCTGCATGAAGGGTTGACCACGGTGGACTACATGGCGTCCGCGATTGCCGTGATTGCCCGCGACCCGGCGGGGCTGGGCAAGAAGTTCCACGTCGCGCCGTCCCCGGACAACGACCTGACGCTCCTGGAGTTCTTCGAGCGGGTGGGCCAGTGCCTGGGGCGTTCCCTGCCCGTGGTGCCGTTCAAGGAATGGGTCTCCCTGTGGGATACGGACCCCGAGGCGCCCATCTTCCCGTTGCTGAGCATCTTCCGGGACCCCTTGAGTGGGGGGCAGGCGATGGTCGAGCTGTATCAGGACAACTACGTCTGGGATTGCTCCAACACGCGCAAGCACCTGGCCGGCTCGGGGATTCAGGAGCCCACCTTCACCCCTGAGTTGCTCGGCTTCTATCTCGACAAGGTGCGTGGCAGCCCGGGGATGATGTCCTGGCGACCCAAGCGGCGATGGAAGGCGGCGGGCTGAGCTTGGCGCTATAAGTGTCGGCGGAGGTGCAGCCATGGCCGCGCCCGAGCCGAAGCGAGTGGTGGGGAGGGGGCGGGGTCTCCCCCCGCTGGTGCCCGTGTCGAGGGACACGGCTCCTCCGCTGTCCTTCGCGCAGCAGCGCCTGTGGTTCCTCTCGCAGGTGGACGCGGGAGGCTTCTCCTACAACGTGCCGTTCTTCGCGAGGCTCCAGGGACGCCTGGATGTCCCGGCGCTGGAGCGTGCGTTGTCGGACCTCGTTCGACGGCACGAGTCCTTGCGCACCACCTTCGGCGAGGAGGCGGGGCGGCCGGTGCAGCGCATCCTGCCCGACGTCGCGGTGACGCTGCGGGTGGCTCAGGTCGCCGACGAAGCCGAGGCACGGCGCGAAGCGGAGGCAGAGGCGCGGCGTCCGTTCGACCTGGGCACGGGGCCGATGTTGCGCGCCCGGCTGTTGCGCGTGGCGGAAGACGACCACGTGTTGCTCCTGATGCTGCACCACATCTCCTGCGACGGATGGTCGCTGGGTGTGTTGGAGCGCGACCTGCGAGAGCTGTACGCGGCCCACACCGAAGGGCGCGCGCCCGTGTTGCCCGCGCTGCTCATCCAGTACGCGGACCACGCGGTGTGGCAGCGCGACTGGCTGAAGGGTGAGTTGCTGGAGGAGCAGCTCGCGTGGTGGAAGGAGCTGCTGACGGGGGCCTCTCCGGCGTTGGAGCTGCCCCTGGACCGGCCCCGGCCTCCGGTGCAGACCTTCCTGGGCGCCACCGTGGCGGTGCCGCTGCCACCAGCGCTCTCCCAGGCGGTGAAGGCGCTGGGGCGTGCGGAGAGCGTGACGCCGTTCATGCTGCTGCTCGCGGGCTTCCAGGTGTTGATGTCGCGCTACAGCGGACAGCGGGACGTGGTGGTGGGGACGCCCATCTCGGGACGGAACCGGCGCGAGCTGGAGAACCTCATCGGGTTCTTCGTCAACACGCTCGCGCCCCGCGTGGATGTGGACGCGGAGGAGTCCTTCCGCTCGCTCCTGGGCCGGGTGCGGCAGGTGTGTCTGGGCGCCTATGCGCGCCAGGATGTCCCGTTCGAGACGTTGGTGGAGGCGCTGCGACCGCCGCGTGACTTGAGTCGCTCGCCGCTGTTCCAGGTGATGTTCGTCATCCAGGGGCCGCGCTCGCTGCCGTCGCTGCCGGGGTTGGTGGAGCAGGAGGTGTCCTTCGACTCCGGCATGTCGAAGTTCGACCTCATCTGCTTCCTGCGAGAGACGCCCGAGGGCTGGGTGGGCTTCTGGGAGTACAACACCGCGCTGTTCGACGCGGCGACGGCGCGGAGGATGGCGGGGCACTACGTGACGCTGCTGGAGGGCCTGGTGGCCGACCCGAGCGTGCGCGTCGGTGATGCGCCGCTGCTCGCGGACCCGGAGCGACGGGAGCTGCTGCGCGAGTGGAGTGGCCGGGAGACACCGGACGCTGTCGCGGGGCTGATGCATGCGTGGGTCGAGGCCCAGGTGGCGCGCTCGCCTGACGCCGTGGCGGTGACGGATGGCGTGGCCTCGCTGACGTACGCGGAGCTGGAGCGGCGCGCGAACCAGCTCGCGCATCATCTGCTCGCTTCAGGGGTGACGCCTGGGAGCACGGTGGGCTTGTGCCTGGAGCGCGGCAACCTGGAGATGCCGGTGGCGGTGCTGGCCACGCTGAAGGCGGGCGCGGCATTTCTTCCGTTGGACCCGAGCTATCCGGCCCAGCGTCTGGCGCAGATGCTGGAGGACACGGGCGCGCCGGTGGTGCTGGTGCAGGGCGAACTCGGACGCGCGCTGCCCGAGCATCCGGGGACGCGGCGGGTTCGCCTGGAGGACGAGGCCGCGCGAATCCGGTCGAGGCCCGTGCACGCTCCGGCGTTGGCACTGTCTCCCGAGACGCCTTGCTACTTCGTCTACACCTCGGGGAGCACGGGTCGCCCCAAGGGCATCCTCATGTCCCATCGCGCGGTGGGGAACATGCTGCGGTGGCTGCTCGCGCGCACTGTGGACCCGGGCGCGACGACGTTGCAGTTCGCGTCGCTGAACTTCGACGTGTCGTTCCAGGAGCTGTTCGGCACCTGGTGCCTGGGCGGCACGGTGTTGCTGGTGGGCGAGGCGGAGCGCAGGGACCCGGTGGCGCTGCTCGGGCGCATGGTCGCGCATGGAGTGGGGCGCTTGTATCTGCCCTTCGTGGCGCTCCAGGCGCTGTGCGAGGTGGCGCAGCATGAAGCGAAGCTGCCGCCCCTGCGCGAGGTGGTGACGGCGGGTGAGCAGTTGCAGGTGACACCCGCGCTGGTGTCCTTCTTCGAGCGACTGCCGGGCTGCGTGCTGGAGAACCAGTACGGCCCGTCGGAGGCGCACGTCGTCACGGCCTGGAGGGCGCGAGGCCCGCCGTCGACCTGGCCCGCGCTGCCACCGGTGGGTACGCCCATCTCCAACGTGAAGGTGTACGTGCTGGACGCGCGGGGCGCGCCGAGCCCCGTGGGCGTGGTGGGCGAGGTGTACGTCGGTGGCGCGAGCCTCGCGCACGGTTACTGGGGCAGGGCGGAGCTGACCGCGGAGCGCTTCATCCCGGATGCGCTGAGCGAGGTGCCGGGGGCGCGGCTGTACCGCACGGGCGACAAGGCGCGGTGGCTCGGAGACGGGAACCTGGAGTTCCTGGGGCGCGTGGACGGACAGGTGAAGGTGCGTGGCTTCCGCGTGGAGCTCGGCGAGGTGGAGGTTGCGCTGAAGGCGCTGCCGGGCGTGAGGGACGCGGTGGTGGTGGCGAGACAGGAGGAGGGCGGCGAGAAGCGACTGGTGGGCTACGTGGTGCACGAGGCGCCGTGTGATGTGGATGTGCTGCGCGAGCGCCTCGAAGCACGGTTGCCGGAGTATCTGGTGCCGAGCGTGCTGGTCCGCCTGGACACGCTTCCCCTGGCGCCCACCGGCAAGGTGGACCGCAAGGCGCTGCCTGCTCCGGGCTCGTTGCAGCGCGTGGCTCGCGAAGGACACCAGGAACCTCGCGACGCACTGGAGCGCACGCTGGTGGGCGTGTGGGAAGAGGTTCTGGGAGTCCGCCCCGTGGGCGTGACGGAGGACTTCTTCGCGCTGGGGGGGCACTCGCTGATGGCCATTCGTCTGCTCGCGCGCATTCGTGGTTCCGTGGGCAGGAGCCTGCCGGTGGCCGCGCTCTTCCAGCGCGCGACGGTGGAGCACGTGGCCTCGGTGCTGCGGCGCGAGTCGTCGTCCTGGACTCCGCTGGTGCGACTGACCGAGGGACGTGGACGTCGCCCCTTCTTCTGCGTGCATCCCGTGGGCGGCACGGTGCTGAGCTACGCGGAGCTCGCGAGGCACCTGGGGCCGGAGCAGCCGTTCCTCGGGCTCGAATCACGCGGGCTCGATGGTGAAGCGCCACCCTGCGAGAGCATCCCCGAGATGGCGAGCCTCTACCTCGCGGCGATGCGAGACGTGCAGCCGCGAGGACCCTATCGGCTCGGAGGCTGGTCGATGGGCGCCAGCATCGCGTGGGAGATGGCGCACCAGCTCGAGCAGCGAGGTGAGCGGGTGGAGGTGCTCGCGCTCATCGACGGCTTCGTGCGTCCGTACGACGGAGAAGGCGCCGCGCCAGGGGACGACGAGGCACAGCGCTTCGGTGAGCTGTTCCATCTGGACCTGCTGCGAGCGATGGGACACGGCGAAGCGGCGCAGAACGCCGAGACACCCGAGGCGCTGCTGCGCATCCTGGAGACCCACGCGCGCGAGCAGGGGAGTGGTGTCACGCCGTCACTCAGTGCCCTGCGCCGCGTCTTCGAGGTGAACCTGCTGGCCGCGTGGCGCTACGTGCCTCGGCCCTACTCAGGGCCTGTCGTCTCCATCGAAGCGACGGGCACGCGCCGTGTTCACGGCTGGGAGCAGGTGGCGACAGGCGCGCTGACCGTGCACACGATTGCGGGAGACCACTACTCCATCCTGCGAGCACCCGACGTGGGACAGTTGGCCGGGGTCCTTCGGGGCTACCTGGTCGAGGTCGAAGACAGTCCGTAGCCGGAGTGCCTGGCGCCGCGACGCAGCCACCACACGAGCAGCGGGCCGACGGTGAAGAGGATGGGGACGCTGTAGGTGAGCAACAGGTAGCTGAAGCTGTCGCAGTCGCACCCAACGATCGTGAACTGGCCGCCTCCCCCCTCGTCCACGGGGGACCTCAGTACCGCCGGGCGCTCGCCTCGGGGGCGGCGCCACGGATGCGCCAGACGGTGAGGCGCTGCGAGTTGGTGTGGCTCACCACCATGCCGTCCTGCTGCATCTGCTCCAGCAGGCGGTGGGTCTTCAGTCGGTCCAGCCCCACGGCCTTGGCCAGCACGTCACCGGGCAGGCCGGTGATGTTGCTGCGCAGCTCGTTGACGATGGCCTTCTTGAACTCGCTCTTCTGCAGGCCGTCCAGGTCCTGCGTCCTCCACGCCTGGAGGATGCCCGCGGCGATGAGCACCAGCGTCAGCACCGCCACCAGCGGGTAGATGATGTGGCTGTTCTGCTCCAGGATCTCGAAGTACTTCGGAGACATGGAGGAGACGGGACGGGTGTAGTCCGGCACCGCCTGGGCGAGCAGGACCGACGACAAGGTGGACGCGAGGGAGATGGACACGGCCCCCCGACTCTAGGGGGAGCCCTGCCCACCTCGCAACCCGCACGCCTCGTCAGACGATGCCCATCGACTCGGACGCCCCTTCGGCGAACAGCGTGGTGTCCGCCTTCGCCAGGAGCGTCTGCAGCCCGTCGCGCGTCTGGGCGCTGATGGCTACCCCGCCTCGCGAGCGAAGCAGCGACTCCACCTCCTCCGCGGAGAGCAGGTCCGCCTTGTTCCACACCATCAACCGGGGCTTCTCCATCAACCCCAGCGACGAGAGGATTTTCTCCACCGCCTCCACCTGGTCGTCGCGCGCCGGGTCGCCCGCGTCCACCACGTGCAACAGGAGGCTCGCGTCGTACAGCTCCTCCAGCGTCGCGCGGAAGGCCGCCACCAGGTCCTTGGGCAGGTCCCGGATGAAGCCCACCGTGTCGGTGATGATGACCTCGCGCTCCTGCGGGAAGCGCAGCCTGCGGCTCGTCGGGTCCAGCGTGGCGAACAGCTTGTTCTCCGCCAGCACCTGCGCGTTGGTAATCGCGTTGAGCAGCGTGGACTTGCCCGCGTTGGTGTACCCGACGATGGAGATGACCGGCAGCTCGCGACGGTTTCGCTGCGCCCGCCGCACGCTGCGCTCCCGGCCAATCGTGTCGATGCGCTTCTCCAGATGCGTGATTCGCTCGCGCACCCGGCGTCGGTCGATTTCGAGCTTCGTCTCACCGGGGCCGCGCCCGCCGATGCCACCCGCGAGCCGGCTGAGCGAGTCATCGCTCTGCACCAGCCGGGGCAGCCGGTACTTCAGCTGCGCCAGCTCCACCTGGAGCTTGCCCTCGGCGCTCTGCGCGCGCTGCGCGAAGATGTCGAGGATGAGCTGGGTGCGGTCCAGCACCTTGAGGCTGGTGGCCTCGCCGATGTGGCGCCCCTGCGAGGGGGTGAGGTCCTTGTCGAAGATGAGCAGGTCCACCATGGACTGCATCGAGCGCAGGTTCAGGTCCTCCAGCTTGCCCCGCCCGATGAGGTAGCGAGGGTCCGCCTCGCGCTTCACCTGGAGCACGCTGTCCACC
It encodes:
- a CDS encoding amino acid adenylation domain-containing protein; the encoded protein is MLNKSVLDGFRHQCVLNPSAPAVVGLRERLSYAELDARSSRLAAHLQARNIGKGTLVPVVTDHSENLVVAFLGVLKAGAAYVPIDKAFPDGRKQAIARQCAAPLLLTTMSLDPTLPGWEVQALDDLLRQEPVAAFREVDVEGHDAAYAIFTSGTTGQPKGVVIEHHSLAKLVRWHNARFDMGPGSHTLLMASVAFDVSQWEVGAALAAGACIHIPTDDIRLDVGALLSFYVEHGITHAFLPTVMVPDFVGRSAHQKLALRYLFTGGEKLHPVETEGLCYTLVDYYGPTETTIFVTHRVVESKRLNRPASIGTPLAGSEVFILDDRLEVVPWGEVGELCIAGDCLGRGYLGDAALTAARFVVPPSLGGRVYRTGDLARGLPDGNIQFLGRQDEQIKIRGNRVEMGEVESVLMRGTALKAAAVLVDDSAGPSNKRLVAFVAPRDTQVPASSLVASLRAALRVELPDFMLPGQYLCLASLPTTSNGKTDKQALREMLRTSAARTQEEAEFSGELEKTIASAWTEVLGHSGFAADDSFFEVGGHSLLASTLAAGVSRRLGLNAYIRDVYEHKTVRKLAAALGPRASRGASMSDPEPLRALREDVWLLPGTDFSSGFDPARLSQPRHILLTGATGFVGVHLLLELLSRNDADVHCLVRDVSDELGRARLRQVVEHYQVPLSERDWARVHVHAGDIASPRFGMAEEDYRQLSESVDVIYHSASAVNFIEPYSQMKRDNVEGVRQVIAFAGHLRVKALMLFSTLSIHSWGNRLTGKTVMRETDDIDQNLPAVISDIGYASSKWVMEKIADLAQSQGLPLMTFRLGYATLHSRTGAFASYQWWGRLVSTCLILDAVPDLRGLHEGLTTVDYMASAIAVIARDPAGLGKKFHVAPSPDNDLTLLEFFERVGQCLGRSLPVVPFKEWVSLWDTDPEAPIFPLLSIFRDPLSGGQAMVELYQDNYVWDCSNTRKHLAGSGIQEPTFTPELLGFYLDKVRGSPGMMSWRPKRRWKAAG
- a CDS encoding non-ribosomal peptide synthetase, producing the protein MAAPEPKRVVGRGRGLPPLVPVSRDTAPPLSFAQQRLWFLSQVDAGGFSYNVPFFARLQGRLDVPALERALSDLVRRHESLRTTFGEEAGRPVQRILPDVAVTLRVAQVADEAEARREAEAEARRPFDLGTGPMLRARLLRVAEDDHVLLLMLHHISCDGWSLGVLERDLRELYAAHTEGRAPVLPALLIQYADHAVWQRDWLKGELLEEQLAWWKELLTGASPALELPLDRPRPPVQTFLGATVAVPLPPALSQAVKALGRAESVTPFMLLLAGFQVLMSRYSGQRDVVVGTPISGRNRRELENLIGFFVNTLAPRVDVDAEESFRSLLGRVRQVCLGAYARQDVPFETLVEALRPPRDLSRSPLFQVMFVIQGPRSLPSLPGLVEQEVSFDSGMSKFDLICFLRETPEGWVGFWEYNTALFDAATARRMAGHYVTLLEGLVADPSVRVGDAPLLADPERRELLREWSGRETPDAVAGLMHAWVEAQVARSPDAVAVTDGVASLTYAELERRANQLAHHLLASGVTPGSTVGLCLERGNLEMPVAVLATLKAGAAFLPLDPSYPAQRLAQMLEDTGAPVVLVQGELGRALPEHPGTRRVRLEDEAARIRSRPVHAPALALSPETPCYFVYTSGSTGRPKGILMSHRAVGNMLRWLLARTVDPGATTLQFASLNFDVSFQELFGTWCLGGTVLLVGEAERRDPVALLGRMVAHGVGRLYLPFVALQALCEVAQHEAKLPPLREVVTAGEQLQVTPALVSFFERLPGCVLENQYGPSEAHVVTAWRARGPPSTWPALPPVGTPISNVKVYVLDARGAPSPVGVVGEVYVGGASLAHGYWGRAELTAERFIPDALSEVPGARLYRTGDKARWLGDGNLEFLGRVDGQVKVRGFRVELGEVEVALKALPGVRDAVVVARQEEGGEKRLVGYVVHEAPCDVDVLRERLEARLPEYLVPSVLVRLDTLPLAPTGKVDRKALPAPGSLQRVAREGHQEPRDALERTLVGVWEEVLGVRPVGVTEDFFALGGHSLMAIRLLARIRGSVGRSLPVAALFQRATVEHVASVLRRESSSWTPLVRLTEGRGRRPFFCVHPVGGTVLSYAELARHLGPEQPFLGLESRGLDGEAPPCESIPEMASLYLAAMRDVQPRGPYRLGGWSMGASIAWEMAHQLEQRGERVEVLALIDGFVRPYDGEGAAPGDDEAQRFGELFHLDLLRAMGHGEAAQNAETPEALLRILETHAREQGSGVTPSLSALRRVFEVNLLAAWRYVPRPYSGPVVSIEATGTRRVHGWEQVATGALTVHTIAGDHYSILRAPDVGQLAGVLRGYLVEVEDSP
- the hflX gene encoding GTPase HflX, with protein sequence MKEIYGNTLGLKANEQHRLRNTFRRRVSPHEIVSPELARHLTELSHETNRQVGVLINRKGEIEHVVVGNAHKLELPDIGRARAGQVRLRGLRLVHTHLKSEPLTKDDLTDLALLRLDCVAAVGVGQEGLPGVLHYAHLVPENGTGEFWQVTTLPSVHLEQPDLIDTLVALEEEFNRKAAARAVGGREKAILVAVCLDGNRAQAEASLAELRELARTAGVDVVDSVLQVKREADPRYLIGRGKLEDLNLRSMQSMVDLLIFDKDLTPSQGRHIGEATSLKVLDRTQLILDIFAQRAQSAEGKLQVELAQLKYRLPRLVQSDDSLSRLAGGIGGRGPGETKLEIDRRRVRERITHLEKRIDTIGRERSVRRAQRNRRELPVISIVGYTNAGKSTLLNAITNAQVLAENKLFATLDPTSRRLRFPQEREVIITDTVGFIRDLPKDLVAAFRATLEELYDASLLLHVVDAGDPARDDQVEAVEKILSSLGLMEKPRLMVWNKADLLSAEEVESLLRSRGGVAISAQTRDGLQTLLAKADTTLFAEGASESMGIV